A DNA window from Paraburkholderia sp. IMGN_8 contains the following coding sequences:
- a CDS encoding methyl-accepting chemotaxis protein — MSNPLEIVELTHHVRKLATGKISDINDINRETTFLALNALIEAARAGNAGRGFAVVANQVKHVSARIGEITTVLNRELAGSLTRLTDLGDSMMERLRSHEGQRCADLALNMIDVIDRNLYERSCDVRWWATDSAVVNCLADANAGTQAYASRRLSVILDSYTVYRDLWIVDASGNVVANGRPDMYAVHGRNVGEASWFRDAMKTPSGADFVAGDIEALPLLKHAQVATYATAIRENGAVDGKPLGALVIFFDWAPQASAVVKGVRLTDEEWRRTRCMIVNASHRVIASSDDQGVLDEQFRLTTDGKPTGFYRLTDGRTVSFAATPGYESYRGLGWYGVVVQSPPA; from the coding sequence ATGTCGAATCCGCTTGAAATTGTCGAACTGACGCATCACGTCAGGAAGCTCGCCACAGGCAAAATCTCCGATATCAACGACATCAATCGCGAAACCACTTTCCTTGCGCTCAACGCACTGATCGAGGCGGCGCGTGCGGGCAACGCGGGCCGCGGCTTCGCGGTGGTCGCGAATCAGGTCAAGCATGTGTCGGCACGCATCGGCGAAATCACTACCGTGCTCAACCGTGAACTCGCGGGTTCGCTGACCAGGCTGACCGACCTCGGCGACAGCATGATGGAACGGCTGCGCTCGCACGAAGGTCAGCGTTGCGCCGATCTCGCGCTGAACATGATCGACGTGATCGACCGCAATCTGTACGAGCGCTCATGCGACGTGCGCTGGTGGGCCACCGATTCCGCCGTGGTGAATTGCCTCGCCGACGCGAACGCCGGCACGCAGGCGTATGCGTCGCGCCGTCTATCGGTGATTCTCGACAGCTATACCGTGTACCGCGATTTATGGATCGTCGATGCGTCGGGCAACGTGGTCGCGAACGGGCGGCCCGATATGTACGCGGTGCACGGCCGCAACGTAGGCGAAGCGAGCTGGTTTCGCGACGCGATGAAAACGCCTTCTGGCGCGGATTTTGTTGCGGGCGATATCGAAGCGCTGCCGCTGCTGAAGCACGCGCAAGTCGCGACCTACGCCACAGCGATTCGCGAGAACGGCGCGGTCGACGGCAAGCCGCTCGGCGCGCTGGTGATCTTTTTCGACTGGGCGCCGCAGGCGTCGGCGGTCGTCAAAGGCGTGCGTCTCACGGACGAAGAATGGCGCCGCACGCGCTGCATGATCGTCAACGCATCGCATCGCGTGATTGCCAGCTCGGACGACCAAGGCGTGCTCGACGAACAGTTTCGCCTGACGACCGACGGCAAGCCGACCGGCTTCTATCGGTTGACGGACGGTCGCACCGTATCGTTCGCCGCCACGCCCGGCTACGAAAGCTATCGCGGGCTGGGGTGGTATGGCGTGGTGGTGCAGTCGCCGCCGGCTTAA
- a CDS encoding glutathione S-transferase, which translates to MLTVHHLNNSRSQRVLWLLEELGVPYEIKRYQRDPKTMLAPPALRAVHPLGKSPVITDDGQTLAESGAIIEYLIDKYGQGRLAPAAGTPERLRYTIWMHYAEGSAMPPLLLKLIALRIAGAPMPFFAKPIARKIAATLQSSFIDPQLKLHLGYVNNELSATGWFVGNDFTAADIQMSFPLEAATARGGMEGQIPTVIEFLKHIHARPAYQRALERGGKYELLS; encoded by the coding sequence ATGCTGACCGTCCATCATCTGAACAACTCCCGCTCGCAACGCGTGTTGTGGCTGCTCGAAGAACTCGGCGTTCCGTACGAGATCAAGCGCTACCAGCGCGACCCGAAAACGATGCTGGCGCCGCCGGCGTTGCGCGCGGTGCATCCGCTCGGCAAATCGCCCGTGATTACCGACGACGGCCAGACCCTCGCCGAATCGGGCGCAATCATCGAGTATCTGATCGACAAGTACGGTCAAGGCCGCCTCGCGCCTGCGGCGGGCACGCCGGAGCGGCTGCGCTACACCATCTGGATGCACTATGCGGAAGGCTCGGCGATGCCGCCGCTGCTGCTGAAGCTGATCGCGCTGCGCATTGCCGGCGCGCCGATGCCGTTCTTCGCCAAGCCGATCGCCCGCAAGATCGCAGCGACGCTGCAATCGAGCTTCATCGATCCGCAGTTGAAGTTGCACCTCGGTTATGTCAACAATGAATTGAGCGCGACTGGCTGGTTCGTCGGTAACGACTTCACGGCCGCCGACATTCAGATGAGCTTTCCACTCGAAGCCGCCACCGCGCGCGGCGGCATGGAAGGCCAGATTCCGACTGTAATCGAATTTCTCAAGCACATTCATGCGCGGCCGGCTTATCAGCGCGCGCTCGAACGCGGCGGCAAGTACGAACTTCTGAGCTGA
- a CDS encoding RidA family protein: MKTALLPAGWVKPRGYANGVAATGTQVFIAGQIGWDEQARFQTTDFAAQAIQALKNILAVLHEAGGSPHHLVRLTWYVTDKREYLASLKDIGRAFRELIGDYDIAMSAVQVVALIEDEAKVEIEATAVIPH, from the coding sequence ATGAAAACAGCTCTCCTCCCCGCCGGTTGGGTCAAGCCGCGCGGTTATGCAAACGGCGTCGCGGCTACCGGCACGCAAGTGTTCATCGCCGGCCAGATCGGCTGGGACGAACAGGCGCGTTTCCAGACCACCGACTTTGCCGCCCAGGCCATTCAGGCGCTCAAAAACATTCTGGCCGTACTGCATGAAGCGGGCGGCTCGCCGCATCATCTGGTGCGCCTGACGTGGTACGTGACCGACAAACGCGAATATCTGGCATCGCTGAAAGACATCGGTCGCGCGTTTCGCGAATTGATCGGCGACTACGACATCGCGATGAGCGCGGTGCAAGTCGTCGCGTTGATCGAAGACGAGGCCAAAGTCGAGATCGAAGCGACAGCAGTGATCCCTCACTAA
- a CDS encoding DHA2 family efflux MFS transporter permease subunit, translating into MTHSIHGSKRWLALIVLCLGVLMIVLDTTIVNVALPSIAADLGFSETSLVWVVNAYMLTFGGCLLLGGRLGDLYGHRKLFLGGITLFTLASLACGMANTQVLLVCARAVQGLGGAIVSAVSLSLIMNLFTEPGERAKAMGVYGFVCAGGGSIGVLLGGLLTNLLSWHWIFLVNLPIGIAVYALCVALLPSARGHAHGERLDVAGAVTVTVSLMLAVYAVVNGNEAGWTSPQTLGLLFAALVLLAVFLLIEARVQHPLMPLGLFLLRNVATANVVGVLWAAAMFAWFFISALYLQRVLGYRPLQVGLAFLPANLIMAFFSLGLSARVVMRFGLRVPLAVGLLVAAAGLALFARAPVNGSFVLDVLPGMMLLGFGAGIAFNPVLLAAMSDVDPSDSGLASGIVNTSFMMGGALGLAVLASLAAARSSVVQASENAAATLNSGYHVAFLFGAIFAAAAGILGGLLLRPGQQASADAHGQDTSAPAHSRPTENKAATPNY; encoded by the coding sequence ATGACCCATTCCATCCATGGCAGCAAACGCTGGCTGGCGCTGATTGTTCTGTGCCTCGGCGTGCTCATGATTGTGCTCGATACGACGATCGTGAACGTTGCGCTGCCGTCGATCGCGGCGGATCTCGGCTTTAGCGAGACTTCGCTGGTGTGGGTGGTCAACGCCTACATGCTCACGTTCGGCGGCTGTTTGCTGTTGGGCGGCCGGCTCGGCGATCTGTACGGGCACCGTAAGCTGTTCCTCGGCGGTATCACACTGTTCACGCTCGCGTCGCTCGCATGCGGGATGGCGAACACGCAAGTGCTGCTGGTGTGCGCGCGCGCCGTTCAAGGTTTGGGCGGTGCGATCGTTTCCGCCGTTTCGTTGTCGCTCATCATGAATCTGTTCACCGAGCCCGGCGAACGCGCAAAAGCAATGGGCGTCTACGGTTTCGTCTGCGCGGGCGGCGGCAGCATCGGCGTATTGCTGGGCGGTCTGCTGACGAACCTGCTGAGCTGGCACTGGATCTTTCTCGTCAATCTGCCGATTGGTATCGCGGTCTACGCGCTATGCGTCGCGCTGTTGCCGTCGGCGCGCGGCCACGCGCACGGCGAACGGCTGGATGTAGCCGGCGCTGTGACGGTCACCGTTTCGCTGATGCTGGCCGTGTACGCGGTCGTGAACGGCAATGAAGCGGGCTGGACCTCACCGCAGACGCTCGGTCTGCTGTTCGCGGCGCTGGTGCTGCTCGCGGTGTTTCTCCTCATCGAAGCGCGCGTGCAGCATCCGCTGATGCCGCTCGGGCTGTTCCTCTTGCGCAACGTCGCGACCGCCAACGTGGTCGGCGTGCTGTGGGCAGCGGCGATGTTCGCGTGGTTCTTCATCTCCGCGTTGTATCTGCAACGCGTGCTGGGCTACCGGCCGTTGCAGGTTGGACTCGCGTTTCTGCCCGCGAATCTGATCATGGCGTTCTTCTCGCTGGGTCTGTCAGCGCGCGTGGTGATGCGCTTCGGGCTGCGGGTGCCGCTCGCCGTCGGTCTGCTGGTCGCGGCGGCGGGACTGGCGCTGTTCGCACGCGCGCCGGTCAACGGCAGCTTCGTGCTCGATGTGCTGCCCGGCATGATGCTGCTCGGCTTCGGCGCGGGCATTGCATTCAATCCCGTGCTGCTGGCCGCGATGAGCGACGTCGATCCGAGCGATTCGGGCCTCGCGTCGGGGATCGTCAATACGTCGTTCATGATGGGTGGTGCGCTCGGTCTCGCGGTGCTTGCGAGTCTCGCCGCCGCGCGCAGCAGCGTTGTGCAGGCTTCCGAAAACGCGGCGGCGACGCTCAACAGCGGTTATCACGTCGCGTTCCTGTTCGGGGCGATTTTCGCGGCAGCGGCAGGCATTTTAGGCGGGTTGCTGTTGCGCCCGGGTCAACAGGCAAGTGCGGACGCCCACGGCCAGGACACGTCGGCACCCGCACATTCACGGCCCACAGAGAATAAGGCGGCCACGCCAAACTACTGA
- a CDS encoding ShlB/FhaC/HecB family hemolysin secretion/activation protein: MQVGRALSILPLSVAFLSLTASDLRAQQVPAARAAVRIGAEQDQRARQQQEAREREQTVNAQAIRSAAVPPAVLPQLPAETPCFPIRSFMLDVPSTLSDEVRAQGTSALPLDRFTFAREWLDHYVGQCIGKHGLDTLTKGLQQTILSRGYITTRVLLPEQDLSTGALKFALVPGIVRHLRFADPSTRGTWKSAFPVRGGDMLNLRDLEQGLEQMKRVSSQDVDMKIEPTDTPGESDVVVTVKRAKPWTVVASVDNSGFRATGKLQGNVSIGIDNPLGLNDVFTVGANQDLEFGDKGLGSHGFNSSYSIPWGYWTATLSGNTNTYYQQIAGANQTFISSGNSQTAGLKLQRVISRSQNDVLGVEFQLSKRFGESFIDDTTIPQQHRNNTFVEAGLTDRHYFGDAQFDGTLAYRQGINEFGATPDPYPSGPTYRFHMAVLDANLSVPFQIARQNLRYVTTVHGQFTNKTLFYIDDLTIGSRYTVRGFDGETMLAAEKGFYWRNELQMPVGQTGQALYVGIDYGRVFGPNTAFLAGTQLAGAVIGIRGSMPARIARLSYDLFAGTPIYKPSDFPTARVTLGFQMMAQF; this comes from the coding sequence ATGCAGGTGGGCAGGGCGCTATCGATCCTTCCACTATCGGTTGCTTTCTTGTCGCTGACCGCTTCTGATTTGCGTGCCCAGCAGGTGCCTGCTGCTCGGGCTGCTGTCCGAATCGGAGCCGAACAGGATCAACGTGCCCGGCAACAGCAGGAAGCCCGCGAACGCGAACAGACCGTGAACGCCCAGGCGATACGCTCCGCTGCCGTGCCGCCGGCGGTCCTTCCTCAACTACCGGCAGAAACTCCCTGCTTTCCGATCCGCTCGTTCATGCTGGACGTGCCATCGACTCTTTCAGACGAGGTGCGGGCACAGGGTACATCAGCCTTACCGCTCGACCGCTTCACGTTCGCCCGCGAATGGCTCGATCACTACGTGGGCCAGTGCATTGGCAAACATGGACTGGACACACTCACGAAAGGCTTGCAGCAGACGATCCTGAGTCGCGGCTACATCACCACGCGCGTGCTGTTACCCGAACAGGACCTGTCGACCGGCGCGCTGAAATTCGCGCTCGTCCCCGGTATCGTCCGCCACCTACGATTTGCCGACCCATCGACTCGCGGCACATGGAAATCCGCATTCCCCGTCCGCGGCGGCGACATGCTGAACTTGCGTGATCTGGAGCAAGGGTTGGAGCAGATGAAGCGCGTCAGCAGTCAGGACGTGGACATGAAAATCGAGCCGACCGATACACCGGGCGAAAGCGACGTCGTCGTCACCGTGAAGCGCGCAAAACCGTGGACCGTCGTCGCGTCGGTCGACAACTCGGGTTTCCGCGCGACGGGCAAGCTGCAGGGCAACGTGAGCATCGGCATCGACAACCCGCTCGGATTGAACGATGTGTTCACTGTCGGCGCGAACCAGGACCTTGAATTCGGCGACAAGGGTCTCGGCTCGCACGGCTTTAACAGCTCGTACTCAATTCCATGGGGCTACTGGACCGCGACGCTGTCGGGCAACACAAACACCTACTATCAGCAGATAGCGGGCGCAAACCAGACGTTCATCTCCAGCGGTAATTCGCAGACAGCCGGCTTGAAGTTGCAGCGCGTTATCAGCCGTAGCCAGAACGACGTGCTCGGCGTCGAGTTCCAGCTATCGAAGCGCTTCGGCGAGAGCTTCATCGACGACACAACGATACCGCAGCAGCATCGCAACAACACGTTCGTCGAGGCCGGGTTGACCGACCGTCACTACTTCGGCGACGCCCAGTTCGACGGCACGCTTGCCTATCGCCAGGGCATCAATGAATTCGGCGCGACACCTGATCCGTACCCGAGTGGACCGACGTACCGCTTTCACATGGCCGTGCTCGACGCAAACCTCTCGGTGCCGTTCCAGATCGCGCGGCAAAACCTGCGCTACGTGACGACCGTCCACGGCCAGTTCACGAACAAGACACTGTTCTATATCGACGACCTGACCATTGGCAGCCGCTACACCGTGCGCGGCTTCGACGGCGAAACGATGCTTGCCGCAGAAAAAGGTTTCTACTGGCGCAACGAATTACAGATGCCGGTCGGACAGACCGGACAGGCGTTGTATGTGGGAATCGACTACGGGCGCGTGTTCGGCCCGAACACGGCGTTTCTGGCGGGTACGCAACTGGCGGGTGCGGTCATAGGCATTCGCGGCAGTATGCCGGCGCGGATCGCAAGGCTCTCCTACGACCTGTTTGCCGGCACGCCGATCTATAAACCATCCGATTTTCCCACCGCACGGGTCACGCTCGGTTTCCAGATGATGGCCCAGTTTTGA
- a CDS encoding DUF4810 domain-containing protein, with translation MRNSTITKTIWLPVMAAGTLLAGCATSTPTLYQWDGYQPQVYEYFKGQKSPAEQIDALEKALQEIRAKGNMPPPGFHAHLGMLYASVGKDQQAQQELQAEKQSFPESSTYMDFLLKKSKQQ, from the coding sequence ATGAGAAACAGCACCATAACGAAGACGATCTGGTTGCCGGTGATGGCAGCCGGAACATTGCTGGCGGGATGCGCGACGTCAACGCCGACGCTGTATCAGTGGGACGGATATCAGCCGCAGGTCTATGAGTACTTCAAGGGGCAAAAGAGCCCTGCAGAGCAGATCGATGCGCTCGAAAAGGCACTTCAGGAGATTCGGGCCAAAGGCAACATGCCGCCTCCTGGCTTCCATGCGCACCTCGGGATGTTGTACGCGAGCGTCGGCAAGGACCAGCAGGCGCAACAGGAACTGCAGGCGGAAAAACAGTCGTTCCCGGAGTCTTCGACCTACATGGACTTTTTGCTGAAAAAGTCCAAACAACAATAA
- a CDS encoding AraC family transcriptional regulator, whose protein sequence is MSPVGRALWFIESHFARELTLDDIAGCGCVSRFHMARAFEAATGVPVMRYVRARRLSEAARRLANGAPDILTVALDAGYGSHEAFTRAFREQFGLTPEALRARGHLDNLAIVEPIKMDQTLLAHLEPPRFEDGKPFLVAGLNERYTCDTSQAIPSQWQRFGAYYGKVPAQVGGVAYGVSYNADDSGNFDYLCGVEVSDFSTLPAELSRVRIPAQRYAVFSHREHISAIRRTWNTIWNQWLPASGHVPADAPNFERYDEKFDPVSGMGGLEIWLPLKA, encoded by the coding sequence ATGAGCCCCGTCGGAAGAGCACTCTGGTTTATCGAAAGCCACTTTGCCCGCGAACTGACGCTCGACGACATCGCCGGCTGTGGATGCGTGTCGCGCTTTCACATGGCGCGCGCGTTCGAAGCGGCGACTGGGGTTCCGGTCATGCGCTATGTCCGCGCGCGTCGATTGAGCGAAGCGGCGCGGCGCCTCGCCAACGGCGCGCCGGACATTCTGACGGTCGCACTCGACGCCGGATACGGTTCTCACGAGGCATTCACGCGCGCGTTTCGCGAGCAGTTCGGGCTCACGCCCGAAGCGCTGCGCGCGCGTGGTCATCTCGACAATCTTGCCATCGTGGAGCCGATCAAAATGGACCAAACCCTTCTCGCCCATCTGGAACCGCCGCGTTTCGAAGACGGCAAACCGTTTCTCGTCGCCGGTCTGAACGAACGCTACACCTGCGACACCAGCCAGGCCATTCCCTCGCAATGGCAGCGCTTTGGCGCCTACTACGGCAAGGTGCCGGCCCAAGTAGGCGGCGTCGCCTACGGCGTAAGCTACAACGCCGACGACTCGGGCAATTTCGATTACCTGTGCGGCGTCGAAGTCAGCGACTTCTCCACGCTGCCGGCCGAGTTGAGCCGCGTACGCATTCCCGCACAGCGCTATGCGGTATTCAGCCATCGCGAGCATATCTCGGCGATCCGGCGCACCTGGAACACGATCTGGAATCAGTGGCTGCCGGCGTCGGGACATGTGCCCGCGGATGCGCCGAACTTCGAGCGCTATGACGAGAAGTTCGATCCCGTCAGCGGAATGGGTGGGCTCGAAATCTGGTTGCCTTTGAAGGCCTGA
- a CDS encoding DUF799 domain-containing protein, protein MFKSIFLKLPAAISVLALLAACTTPVQRADYTAFKKSQPRSILVLPPLNETSDVKATSGMLAQMTKPIAEAGYYVLPVAVMDETFKQNGLTTPADIQQVSTAKLRSIFGADAALYSKVTQYGSVYTVVDSNTVVTASAKLIDLTTGDVLWQGSGSASGKELGNYSVNAGLIGALVQAAVKQVAHNLSDDSFAVAGLTSQRLLSAGPPNGLLYGPHSPKYGTD, encoded by the coding sequence ATGTTCAAATCCATCTTTCTCAAACTGCCTGCAGCGATTTCGGTCCTGGCTCTGCTTGCCGCGTGTACGACACCCGTCCAGCGTGCCGACTACACGGCCTTCAAGAAGAGCCAGCCGCGTTCGATCCTGGTACTGCCGCCTTTGAATGAAACGTCGGATGTGAAGGCCACGTCCGGAATGTTGGCCCAGATGACGAAGCCGATTGCGGAAGCCGGATATTACGTTTTGCCCGTCGCTGTGATGGACGAGACTTTCAAACAGAATGGCTTGACCACCCCAGCAGATATTCAACAGGTCTCCACGGCCAAACTCCGTTCCATTTTTGGCGCGGACGCAGCGTTGTATTCGAAAGTCACCCAGTACGGCTCCGTTTACACAGTGGTGGATAGCAATACAGTCGTGACTGCTTCGGCGAAGCTTATCGATCTCACGACGGGTGATGTGCTCTGGCAGGGCTCCGGGAGCGCTTCAGGTAAGGAGCTCGGGAATTACAGCGTGAATGCCGGACTCATCGGGGCGCTCGTGCAGGCAGCCGTCAAGCAGGTGGCTCACAACCTGTCGGACGATAGCTTTGCGGTAGCGGGCCTGACTAGCCAACGGTTGCTGTCCGCCGGGCCTCCAAATGGGCTTCTGTACGGACCGCATTCTCCGAAGTACGGTACCGACTGA
- a CDS encoding thioesterase family protein → MSASFERPVRIRFSHCDPAGIVFFPQYLVMTNSLVEDWFNEGLHIDYAHMIAQRRVGLPIVKLDCEFSRPSQMGETITLSLAVLAIGRRSLSIDIVGYCGDETRFRAKQVLVTTSLESGTSIDIPADIASALAKFAPQPEPIEAQRS, encoded by the coding sequence ATGAGCGCGAGCTTCGAAAGGCCCGTTCGCATCCGCTTCTCGCACTGCGATCCGGCGGGCATCGTGTTCTTTCCGCAATATCTGGTGATGACCAACTCCCTCGTTGAAGACTGGTTCAACGAAGGCTTGCATATCGACTACGCGCACATGATCGCGCAGCGCCGCGTCGGCCTGCCGATCGTCAAGCTCGATTGCGAGTTTTCGCGGCCGAGCCAGATGGGTGAAACGATCACGCTTTCGCTCGCCGTGCTTGCAATCGGACGCCGCTCGCTAAGCATCGACATCGTTGGCTATTGCGGCGACGAAACCCGCTTCCGCGCGAAGCAGGTGCTCGTGACGACCTCGCTCGAAAGCGGCACATCCATCGACATCCCCGCCGACATCGCGAGCGCGCTCGCGAAGTTTGCCCCACAGCCCGAACCCATCGAGGCGCAACGCTCATGA
- a CDS encoding AMP-binding protein: MEPSAHVDTFARDNLPPQDQWPVFLLDNPDVAYPARFNCATELLDRTIEAGHRDRPAIWSEVDGKPQATTYGELLALVNRSAHVLVDEMGLQPGNRVLLRGPNTLQMAVTALAALKAGLVVVPTMPLLRAKELKQIIDKAQVGAALCDARLTEELARCNDPQDEFYCAGLKQTRLFHDDAADSLETLAINKPDQFTACDTAADDVCLIAFTSGTTGAPKGCMHFHRDVLAMCDLFPRHVLKPTSSDIFCGTPPLAFTFGLGGMLCFPLRVGASTVLIERLTPETLLQTVERFHTTIMFTAPTFYRQMAPLVAHHDVSSLQKTVSAGEALPDSTRHLWRDATGIDMIDGIGGTELIHIFISAQGDEIRPHAIGRAVPGYVVQAVDNAMQPVPPGTIGKLAVRGPTGCRYLADERQAKFVRDGWNLPGDSVYLDEDGYVFYQARADDMIVSAGYNISGPEVESVLMQHDAVAECGVVGVPDETRGQIVKAFVVLNPGYTPDDKLVAQLQDFVKNSVAPYKYPRVIAFIDTLPRTETGKLKRFALRTMT; this comes from the coding sequence ATGGAACCGTCAGCACACGTCGATACCTTCGCGCGCGATAATCTTCCGCCGCAGGATCAATGGCCTGTTTTTCTGCTCGACAATCCCGACGTTGCATACCCCGCTCGCTTCAATTGCGCGACGGAATTGCTGGACCGGACCATCGAAGCCGGCCATCGAGATCGTCCGGCAATCTGGTCCGAGGTGGACGGCAAGCCTCAAGCCACCACTTACGGCGAGCTCCTCGCGCTGGTGAACCGCAGCGCGCATGTGCTGGTCGACGAAATGGGTTTGCAACCGGGCAACCGCGTGCTGCTGCGCGGGCCGAACACGTTGCAAATGGCGGTGACCGCACTCGCCGCGCTGAAGGCGGGCCTCGTCGTGGTGCCGACCATGCCGTTGCTGCGCGCGAAAGAACTGAAGCAGATCATCGACAAGGCGCAAGTCGGCGCCGCGTTATGCGATGCCCGTCTAACCGAAGAACTCGCGCGCTGCAACGATCCTCAAGACGAGTTCTACTGTGCGGGCCTGAAGCAAACACGCCTGTTCCATGACGATGCCGCCGATTCACTCGAGACGCTCGCGATCAACAAGCCGGACCAGTTCACCGCGTGCGACACCGCCGCCGACGACGTCTGCCTGATCGCTTTCACCAGCGGCACGACCGGCGCGCCCAAGGGCTGCATGCACTTTCATCGCGACGTCCTGGCGATGTGCGATCTGTTTCCGCGTCACGTGTTGAAACCGACGTCGAGCGATATCTTTTGCGGCACGCCGCCGCTCGCCTTCACGTTCGGGCTCGGCGGCATGCTGTGCTTTCCGCTGCGCGTCGGCGCGTCGACGGTGCTGATCGAGCGGCTCACGCCCGAGACCTTGCTGCAGACCGTCGAGCGCTTCCACACAACCATCATGTTCACCGCGCCGACGTTTTACCGTCAGATGGCGCCGCTGGTTGCGCACCACGACGTTTCGAGCCTGCAAAAGACGGTGTCGGCGGGTGAAGCGTTGCCGGATTCGACGCGGCATCTATGGCGCGACGCCACCGGCATCGACATGATCGACGGAATCGGCGGCACTGAACTGATCCATATTTTCATTTCGGCGCAGGGCGATGAGATTCGTCCGCATGCAATCGGCCGCGCGGTGCCGGGCTACGTCGTACAAGCTGTGGACAACGCCATGCAACCGGTCCCGCCCGGCACGATCGGCAAACTCGCAGTGCGCGGACCGACCGGCTGCCGCTATCTGGCCGACGAGCGGCAAGCGAAGTTCGTCCGCGACGGCTGGAATCTGCCCGGCGACTCGGTCTATCTGGACGAAGACGGCTACGTGTTTTACCAGGCCCGCGCCGACGACATGATCGTCTCCGCCGGGTACAACATCTCCGGCCCGGAAGTGGAAAGCGTGCTGATGCAGCATGACGCGGTGGCCGAATGCGGCGTGGTCGGCGTACCGGACGAAACGCGCGGGCAGATCGTCAAGGCGTTCGTGGTACTGAACCCGGGCTACACGCCGGATGACAAACTGGTCGCACAACTGCAGGATTTCGTGAAAAATAGCGTGGCGCCGTATAAATATCCACGCGTCATCGCTTTCATCGACACGCTGCCGCGTACCGAAACCGGCAAGCTCAAACGCTTCGCGTTGCGTACGATGACGTAG
- a CDS encoding CsgG/HfaB family protein has translation MKSTRKYGVLIAASITIALTGCATESSRSLPVPVVSSAQTPYTGKPVEIAVGKFDNRSSYMRGIFSDGIDRLGGQAKTILITHLQQSRRFNVLDRDNLDEIRQEATFTKKAQTIKGANFVVTGDVTEFGRKEVGDQQLFGILGRGKSQVAYAKVNLNIVNAATSEVVLSSQGAGEYSLSNREIIGFGGTASYDSTLNGKVLDLAIQEAVNHLAKQVDAGALTVSK, from the coding sequence TTGAAGTCAACCAGAAAATATGGAGTGCTGATCGCAGCTTCCATCACTATTGCCCTCACTGGATGCGCAACCGAATCGTCAAGATCACTACCGGTTCCGGTCGTCAGCAGTGCCCAGACACCGTATACGGGCAAACCGGTGGAGATCGCCGTAGGCAAGTTCGACAACCGCTCGAGCTATATGCGAGGGATTTTCTCGGATGGGATCGATCGCCTGGGCGGTCAGGCCAAAACCATCCTGATTACCCACCTGCAACAGAGCCGCCGCTTCAACGTGCTGGATCGCGACAATCTGGACGAGATCAGGCAGGAAGCGACATTCACAAAAAAAGCGCAAACCATCAAGGGCGCCAACTTCGTCGTGACAGGCGACGTGACCGAATTTGGCCGTAAGGAAGTCGGCGACCAGCAACTGTTCGGCATCCTGGGACGCGGTAAAAGCCAGGTGGCCTACGCGAAGGTGAACCTGAACATCGTCAACGCAGCGACATCCGAAGTGGTGCTGTCGAGCCAGGGCGCTGGGGAATACAGCCTGTCCAATCGCGAAATCATTGGTTTCGGTGGCACGGCCAGCTATGACTCGACACTGAATGGCAAGGTGCTCGACCTGGCAATCCAGGAAGCAGTGAATCATCTGGCTAAGCAGGTTGATGCCGGAGCATTGACGGTGAGCAAATGA